From the genome of Porphyromonadaceae bacterium W3.11:
GGACTAAGCTCATTGAGATACAAGTTAGATCCATTTTTTTGAGATACCCCACCAAGGAAAGCATTCGTACCGATGTGCGATTCGTCTAAAAGATGAGCTAGGAGAGTACTTGTGGTCGTTTTACCATGTGCCCCCGCCACACAAAGAGCTTGGTGCTGACGTGTGATTTCACCAAGAACAACCGAGCGCTTGAGTTGCTCATAGCCATGGCTATCATAATACTGACGTATCTTATTATCCATGTGGATAGCTGGGGTATAAACGACTCTGACCTTGTTGGGGGCTTGGAACGCTTGTGGAATCTGGTTAGGATCGTCTTCATAGATAATATGAGCTCCCGCCTCCTCCAAAGCCATAGACACTTTAGAGCGAATACGATCGTATCCTGCTACAGGGTAGCCGTAGTATAGATAATATCGTGCGATGGCACTCATTCCAATACCACCAATACCAATAAAAAAGATGGGCTCCTTCATATCTTCGTTTATTTCTCTAAGCTTTTCTCTAAAACAATGCGTTCAACCTCATCCACAATCTTTTTTGCAGAATCGGGTAATGCTAGTTTTGATACATTCTCTGATAGCTCTTTTAATGTAATATCATCATTAATAAGCTGAAGGGCTGTTTCCATCAACAGTCTATCTGCGTCTTTATCAGCAACCATTACAGCAGCATTCTCACGAACCAACGCTTCAGCATTTCTAGTCTGGTGATCCTCCGCAACATTAGGGCTCGGAACTAAGATAGAGGGCATAGCTAGCAAACAGAGTTCAGAGATAGAACTAGCACCTGCTCTTGAAATAACCAAATCGGCAATAGAGTATGCATACTCCATATGGCTAATAAAGTCTGTGAGAAGAATATTACGACCATCCAGACCCTTCTCGGAAAGAATCCGCTGAGCATCATCGATATAAAACTTGCCACATTGCCAGATCATTTGGACCTCATTCTCCATCGCAACGACTCTATTAAGAGCGTTAATAACACTATTATTTATGGTCCTTGCACCCAAACTGCCTCCTATGATTAAGATAGTTCTCTTCTTGGGATCAAATCCAAAATATTCATAAGCCATAGGTAGCTTCCTAGAAGTGTCCAAGAGCCCACTTCTCACTGGATTTCCAGTGAGAATTATTTTTTTATTAGTGAAAAACCGCTCCATCCCTTTATAGGCGACACAGATTGCTTCCGCCTTTTTACCAACTAATTTATTAGCCTTTCCTGCATATGAGTTCTGTTCCTGTACCAATGTTGGGATACCTTGTTTAGCTGCTTCTATAAGTGTAGGAGCACTAGCATACCCCCCCACGCCTATAGCTATTTGTGGCTTCATCACCTTTATTTGCTTTCGTACTTGCCGAGTACTTTTCAGGAGCTTCCACAGTGTACGAATATGTTTGAATGGATTCTTTCCACGACTAAGTCCTTCTACAGGCAATAGCATTATTTCGTAACCCGCTTCCGGAATACGCTCCGCCTCCATACGGCCATGAGCTCCCACGAATAGAATCCTACACTTGGGGTACCGCCTATGAATCTCATTAGCTATTGATAACGCTGGAAAAATATGTCCTCCAGTACCGCCACCACTTATCATTACCTGTTTTAATTCAATCTCCTTCATACTCATCCTTCATCTCCTCATATCCACTCTGAAAATCATCTGTCAAATCTGGGACTTTATTAGCTTCCACTACGGGCATCCCTTCTATCCCTGATGCATCTGCCACTTCCCTCTGTCTAATGATCTTCCCCTCATTACTTGCACTCAATAAGATGCCAAAATAAATCGCTGTGATCACATAGCTCGATCCCCCCTTACTAACGAAGGGTAAGTTTTGTCCTGTGATAGGGAATAGATTAACGCAGATCAGGATATGTATTATCGCTTGCAATGTTATAATCAAGCCTATCCCCATCGTTAATAGTGACCGATACGTTCCTCGAGACTCTCTGGCAATGCCCCCCACGAAGAAAAAAAGTGCAAGGTATGCACCGATGACAATAATGGCACCT
Proteins encoded in this window:
- the murG gene encoding undecaprenyldiphospho-muramoylpentapeptide beta-N-acetylglucosaminyltransferase translates to MSMKEIELKQVMISGGGTGGHIFPALSIANEIHRRYPKCRILFVGAHGRMEAERIPEAGYEIMLLPVEGLSRGKNPFKHIRTLWKLLKSTRQVRKQIKVMKPQIAIGVGGYASAPTLIEAAKQGIPTLVQEQNSYAGKANKLVGKKAEAICVAYKGMERFFTNKKIILTGNPVRSGLLDTSRKLPMAYEYFGFDPKKRTILIIGGSLGARTINNSVINALNRVVAMENEVQMIWQCGKFYIDDAQRILSEKGLDGRNILLTDFISHMEYAYSIADLVISRAGASSISELCLLAMPSILVPSPNVAEDHQTRNAEALVRENAAVMVADKDADRLLMETALQLINDDITLKELSENVSKLALPDSAKKIVDEVERIVLEKSLEK